A single genomic interval of Nonomuraea rubra harbors:
- a CDS encoding winged helix-turn-helix transcriptional regulator: MVRELREQDVQCSIAQAASVIGDWWSLLIVREVTRGHRRFDDLLRELGISRKVLTERLKHLVDHGVLAREPYQARPVRHEYMLTETGWALAPTLISMQDWADRWLLGDGSSTGAPRAGGTEVARVHALLGTKVPAPLVLPAGAPRPAQLDAVADAAVTILFTYPSTGLATSLPPDWDQVPGAVGCTLENRLFRDRHPDLTAAGIAVHGVSTQRPDEQAAFAAAESIPFPLLSDMDLHLAAALRLPTFRAGQDLKLKRLILVIDRSRTIRHVIFPVLDIPVAITEATNAAHTLR; this comes from the coding sequence ATGGTCAGGGAGCTACGCGAGCAGGACGTCCAGTGCTCGATCGCCCAGGCGGCGTCCGTCATCGGCGACTGGTGGAGCCTGCTGATCGTGCGCGAGGTGACGCGCGGGCACCGGCGCTTCGACGACCTGCTGCGCGAGCTCGGCATCTCACGGAAAGTGCTGACCGAGCGGCTCAAGCACCTGGTGGATCACGGGGTGCTGGCCCGGGAGCCGTATCAGGCGAGGCCGGTGCGGCACGAGTACATGCTGACGGAGACGGGCTGGGCGCTGGCGCCGACGCTCATCAGCATGCAGGACTGGGCCGACCGGTGGTTGCTGGGTGACGGGTCCTCGACGGGCGCTCCCCGGGCCGGGGGTACGGAGGTCGCTCGCGTGCACGCTCTCCTCGGCACGAAGGTGCCCGCCCCCCTCGTCCTCCCCGCCGGCGCACCCCGCCCCGCCCAGCTCGACGCGGTCGCCGACGCCGCTGTCACGATCTTGTTCACCTACCCCTCGACCGGCCTGGCCACCTCCTTGCCGCCGGACTGGGACCAGGTGCCCGGAGCGGTCGGCTGCACGCTGGAGAACCGCCTCTTCCGCGACCGCCATCCCGACCTCACCGCCGCCGGGATCGCCGTCCACGGCGTCAGCACGCAACGCCCGGACGAGCAGGCCGCCTTCGCCGCCGCGGAGTCGATCCCGTTTCCGCTGCTCTCCGACATGGACCTGCACCTGGCGGCGGCGCTGCGGCTGCCCACGTTCCGGGCCGGTCAGGACCTGAAGCTCAAGCGCCTCATCCTCGTGATCGACCGCTCCCGGACCATCCGCCACGTCATCTTCCCGGTCCTGGACATCCCTGTGGCCATCACCGAAGCCACCAACGCGGCCCACACCCTTCGCTGA